The genomic region CGAGTTGGCCCTGGCCGATTCCGGATTTAATCTGATCACCGCCACAACCGGCGATGCAGCCATCCGGGCCGCACAGGAAAGCAATCCGGATCTGATATTACTGGATGTCATGTTACCCGATATAACCGGCTATAAAGTATGCCGGTCTATTCGTGACATGTCTGAAGAATTCAAGAAAATCCCCATTCTCATGCTATCCGGAAAAGATGCAGAGATTGATAAAAACTTGGGTAAATATGCGGGAGCGGATGCCTACATGACCAAACCGTTCGAGGCATCTGAACTGCTGGCAAAAGTCAAGGAACATCTCGGACTGGCGTCCTGACGGATTAAATTATGGCACACATACTGGTTATTGATGATTCCATGGTGGACCGGCAGATAATTGTGAATGCCCTGGTCGCCGCCGGTCACACGGTCAGTGAAGCGGTGGATGGTGAGGATGGTGAAGCCAAAGCACTGAATCTGAAACCAAACCTGATCATTCTCGATGTCATTATGCCTAAGAAGAATGGTTTTGAAGTCTGCCGTGCGATTAAAAGTA from Bacteroidota bacterium harbors:
- a CDS encoding response regulator, with protein sequence MAHILVIDDSMVDRQIIVNALVAAGHTVSEAVDGEDGEAKALNLKPNLIILDVIMPKKNGFEVCRAIKSNGPTSGIPVIMLTSKTQDSDKFWGMKQGASEYMTKPFSEESLQNVVKKYL